In Anopheles gambiae chromosome 2, idAnoGambNW_F1_1, whole genome shotgun sequence, a single window of DNA contains:
- the LOC1274468 gene encoding mucin-19 encodes MELSPGSSSSTVPPPGGGGGGVAVAGGGISVAGGGGGGGSGAVGGGSVVTRPPITALFREIHKNSWLRRLNNDSRRPSVLAKKPDRYWVVFCVHDDCEAFLEGYSDPRQAPSHGPEWALSLQTVQHVSHALVSVEQEFEFVITLGSEVARFNANTWECMQEWVECLRSKLREMKLLSPKENLYSRLPEVRPPLAPTRDPTSPLPATPPVPAAIVPGIERVQPPSLVQQQHHGHHASVGASASGQSSSLSTAGASGSAGASSSMVSNTGTTSSISSSVSSSSSSSSSSSSSSSSSSSSSGTSYSSTLTSISNCPVTGERGSAAGPPAMSNTSTQNLMNLLSNPLQAVSSINAQSSKIQPASVTDSVSLGSTSSLVSEEEPQPLEESQSCTASTSPSRDSTPGSSLPKPQKIINRDNTTTGHHNHHPLVTLAAGTSTTTSSLATTFVTNVLADPSGTAGPSLKRAINDKKLLLDVRQSPERSTTASCDVDEAFDATGNGISNGDHTNDALTNGESWSPKQTLLNGSSSSHCRSSNGTVTTNGTESTATSATTSPPSSMLTKSTAICIVPPASSGARVESKRTRRKVSPLANAIPLSPKSTKEEQVANITIIQVSNSGMVTTPSPTITTASSPKHAVSRFNFSKAKPSTMVTATVPTNTTTVSTIITDDLGDGRNYMSNVQIIPSSGEYPRNADQPMQPSIIASINEQQITTVTVPNVQSALSIASTVTSTPRIQPTAPATVQVAVATSSTPIKGPESNFGTVTQIAVNSSSTAGAVAGSSQPIHFQPSSHPSSSQHYEQVFLTSSVQVTSGNGQTESNIEEPVIVSPAPIVAKSSANKSSKVLLLSRQPRSSSHSDIPLPARLGSKGGSRKTEPSGSNDKENRVQHDSIIGSQGVGSGTASTSKPPGSAAATAPAVPTHLTGGSPSKRPAVDRNIYTPHPQRTAPLLQRGLTELVLSTRTVASPVPHAIDQSALAARGRRAPVESKVRVDQLAPEQRRRSSSTSDARQDASSGPRVNGSAGAAPGAAGPGMGPGRLQSPPQPFRPHHQLINVPEGSQLIGANGLVGHGTPASAVGNRKLTLREQQVFQLRREMMHPGGVRLQLRRKDCINSIGLVDAFGAVWVAGWKQKEHPVLYNALHIGDQMISVAGVAIASAAEAHKAIRAAPGLFVELIIRRVPFGRVYAIRREIDGQCLGLIRDGNTATIVDVVPNSLAARHGLPPKAKSCDGLSLTFWVLTEINGRPLNLFFKENEIRDRLNAVGRDISILVQPADLVTKLKKQLKSLRGHKDFIVQ; translated from the exons AAACCAGATAGGTACTGGGTGGTGTTTTGCGTGCACGATGACTGTGAGGCATTCCTGGAGGGTTACAGCGACCCACGCCAAGCACCGTCGCACGGACCGGAGTGGGCACTATCGCTCCAAACCGTCCAGCACGTCTCGCACGCCCTAGTCTCCGTGGAGCAGGAGTTTGAATTTGTGATAACGCTTGGCAGCGAGGTGGCCCGCTTCAATGCCAACACCTGGGAATGCATGCAGGAATGGGTAGAATGTCTGCGCTCGAAGCTGCGCGAGATGAAGCTATTGTCGCCGAAGGAAAATCTCTACTCCCGGCTGCCCGAGGTGCGCCCTCCGTTGGCCCCGACGCGCGATCCGACCTCTCCACTGCCGGCGACCCCTCCCGTGCCGGCAGCAATCGTACCAGGCATCGAGCGTGTTCAGCCACCATCCCTggtacagcagcaacaccacggACATCATGCGAGCGTCGGGGCGAGCGCAAGCGGACAATCTTCATCGCTGTCCACCGCCGGAGCGTCTGGCTCTGCCGGTGCAAGCAGTTCGATGGTCTCGAACACTGGCACCACAAGCTCCATTTCGTCATCAGTATCATCTTCTTCATCCTCGTCATCATCCTcgtcctcatcctcctcctcctcatcatcttcatccGGGACCAGCTACTCGTCCACGCTCACATCCATATCAAACTGCCCGGTGACCGGTGAGCGGGGAAGTGCAGCTGGGCCACCGGCCATGTCCAACACGTCTACCCAGAATCTCATGAACCTGCTGTCGAATCCGCTGCAAGCAGTGAGCAGTATTAACGCGCAGTCTAGTAAGATTCAGCCGGCCAGTGTAACCGATAGTGTGTCGCTCGGATCAACGTCCTCGCTGGTCTCGGAAGAAGAACCACAACCGCTAGAGGAGTCCCAAAGCTGCACCGCATCCACATCACCTTCCCGAGACTCTACACCGGGCTCGAGCTTGCCCAAACCgcaaaaaataatcaacagaGACAACACTACCACCGgccatcataatcatcatccGCTGGTGACACTCGCAGCTGGTACATCGACCACAACCTCCTCGCTAGCGACCACGTTCGTCACCAACGTGCTGGCGGACCCGTCCGGAACGGCCGGACCATCGTTGAAGCGCGCCATTAACGAtaagaagctgctgctggatgtaCGGCAGTCTCCGGAACGATCCACCACTGCGAGCTGTGATGTTGACGAGGCATTCGACGCGACAGGCAATGGCATAAGCAATGGCGACCACACCAACGATG CGCTCACCAACGGTGAATCGTGGTCGCCAAAGCAGACGTTGCTGAATGGATCCTCCAGCAGTCATTGCCGCAGCAGCAATGGTACTGTAACGACAAATGGTACCGAATCGACGGCAACTTCAGCAACgacatcaccaccatcatctaTGCTAACGAAGTCGACCGCCATCTGTATCGTGCCACCGGCGTCCAGTGGAGCAAG GGTGGAATCGAAACGAACTCGACGAAAAGTATCACCATTGGCAAATGCAATCCCGCTCTCCCCGAAATCCACGAAAGAAGAACAGGTAGCAAACATCACCATCATACAGGTGTCCAACAGCGGTATGGTCACGACCCCATCGCCAACCATCACAACGGCATCCTCCCCGAAACACGCTGTGTCCCGGTTTAATTTCTCAAAAGCTAAACCGTCGACGATGGTCACTGCAACGGTTCCGACGAATACGACCACCGTCTCCACTATCATAACGGATGATTTAGGCGACGGTCGTAACTATATGAGCAACGTGCAAATAATTCCGTCCAGCGGCGAGTACCCGCGGAATGCCGATCAACCAATGCAACCGTCTATCATTGCATCGATAAACGAGCAGCAGATCACAACGGTCACCGTACCGAACGTGCAGTCCGCATTGTCGATCGCTTCAACAGTGACGTCAACGCCGCGCATACAACCAACCGCACCGGCCACTGTACAGGTCGCCGTTGCAACCTCGTCCACGCCTATCAAGGGTCCGGAAAGTAATTTCGGCACCGTGACACAGATTGCCGTAAATTCGTCGTCCACTGCGGGCGCGGTGGCGGGTAGCAGCCAACCAATCCACTTCCAGCCGTCGTCCCACCCATCATCAAGCCAACATTACGAGCAAGTTTTTCTGACCAGCTCCGTGCAGGTAACATCTGGAAACGGCCAAACAGAGTCAAACATAGAAGAGCCAGTGATAGTATCCCCTGCCCCAATTGTAGCGAAATCAAGCGCTAACAAGAGCAGTAAAGTGCTGCTGCTCAGCAGACAGCCACGCTCGTCTAGTCATTCGGATATTCCCCTTCCGGCGAGGCTGGGGAGCAAGGGTGGcagcagaaaaacagaaccatCTGGCAGTAATGATAAGGAAAATCGTGTTCAACACGACAGCATCATTGGGAGCCAAGGTGTCGGCAGTGGTACGGCCTCAACATCCAAACCGCCTGGGTCAGCTGCAGCAACTGCTCCCGCCGTTCCCACACATCTCACCGGTGGCAGTCCTTCAAAGCGGCCAGCTGTCGATAGGAATATCTACACACCGCACCCTCAACGCACAGCACCGCTACTTCAACGAGGGCTTACGGAGCTGGTTCTAAGTACGCGGACGGTCGCGTCACCGGTACCTCATGCGATCGACCAGTCCGCGCTTGCAGCGCGTGGTCGCAGAGCTCCGGTAGAGAGTAAGGTCCGTGTCGATCAGCTGGCCCCGGAACAGCGACGCCGTAGCTCATCGACATCCGACGCACGGCAGGATGCTTCATCGGGACCACGTGTAAACGGCTCCGCAGGGGCAGCTCCGGGTGCCGCTGGACCCGGCATGGGTCCCGGAAGGTTACAGTCGCCGCCGCAACCATTCCGTCCGCATCATCAGCTAATAAACGTGCCCGAGGGTAGTCAGTTGATCGGAGCCAACGGGCTAGTAGGCCATGGAACACCGGCATCCGCTGTAGGAAACCGGAAGCTGACACTGCGGGAGCAGCAAGTCTTCCAGTTGCGCCGCGAAATGATGCATCCAGGCGGCGTACGCTTGCAGTTACGGCGCAAGGACTGCATCAATTCCATCGGGCTCGTTGATGCGTTCGGTGCCGTATGGGTGGCGGGATGGAAACAAAAGGAACATCCAGTACTGTACAATGCGCTTCACATTGGCGATCAGATGATCAGCGTGGCCGGTGTTGCGATCGCGTCCGCAGCCGAAGCACACAAAGCTATCCGGGCGGCACCGGGTTTGTTT GTTGAGCTTATCATTCGCCGTGTTCCATTCGGCCGTGTGTACGCCATACGACGAGAGATCGATGGACAGTGTTTGGGACTGATACGGGACGGTAACACAGCCACCATCGTGGACGTTGTTCCGAACAGTTTGGCCGCTCGGCATGGATTGCCCCCGAAG GCAAAATCGTGTGACGGATTATCGCTAACATTTTGGGTGTTGACCGAAATCAACGGCCGGCCGTTGAATTTGTTCTTTAAAGAGAACGAAATACGTGATCGTTTGAACGCGGTTGGACGGGATATATCAATACTG GTACAACCAGCGGATTTGGTAACCAAGCTGAAAAAGCAGCTCAAATCTCTACGTGGCCACAAGGATTTTATTGTGCAATAG
- the LOC1274469 gene encoding L-dopachrome tautomerase yellow-f2, which yields MAKWAVFGIIFLIGLFSEELRITSAEKLQLVYQWSQLKSSNSSEASQNVVFTANSVPADEDTFNAYGNLPMGVTHHKGFLYVTIPRRRPGIPATLNVIDLARNPSANNPTLDPYPNLLVNSLRRDFTADPKRIISVYRTQVDRCDRLWFVDTGYLEYPGGAGRQVQRPALWVIDLTINRSVRRFEIPPEMVEFGYGIPNIEVDVDDRDCGRAYAYIPDYEWRRLYVYGLTEGRMWRFEHNYFSFEPRYGDFNVAGQQFTWYDGIFSVAVGGRWENSAAERTVYLHAMASVSEIAVSNRILQNETMAQLGSGAYGRAFHHLGARGPNTQSSSHAYDPRTGVLFYAEINRNAIGCWNTHKQFTPENHGIVHLDNEEMIYPADLRIDSDGDLWVISNRLPIWIYSQLNRTEVNYRIWRQSASRAVAGTVCA from the exons atggcaaaatggGCCGTATTTGGCATAATCTTTCTGATAGGCTTATTTAGCGAGGAGCTAAGGATAACGTCAGCCGAAAAGCTACAACTCGTCTATCAATGGTCACAGCTGAAGTCCAGTAACAGTAGCGAAG CATCGCAAAATGTAGTATTCACGGCCAATTCTGTCCCAGCCGATGAGGACACGTTCAACGCGTATGGCAATCTGCCGATGGGTGTCACCCATCACAAGGGATTCCTGTACGTTACGATTCCACGGCGCCGTCCGGGCATTCCGGCCACCTTGAACGTCATCGACCTGGCACGCAATCCATCGGCAAACAATCCGACGCTGGATCCGTACCCTAACCTATTGGTGAACTCACTGCGG AGGGATTTCACCGCCGACCCGAAACGCATCATCTCTGTCTACCGCACGCAGGTGGATcgttgcgatcggctctggtTCGTTGATACGGGATATCTCGAGTATCCGGGCGGTGCTGGCCGCCAGGTGCAGCGTCCCGCCCTGTGGGTCATCGATCTTACCATCAATCGGAGTGTGCGACGGTTCGAAATTCCACCGGAAATGGTCGAGTTTGGTTACGGCATTCCCAACATCGAGGTGGACGTCGATGATCGCGATTGTGGCCGTGCTTACGCGTACATTCCCGACTACGAGTGGCGTCGGCTGTACGTGTACGGACTGACCGAGGGACGGATGTGGCGGTTTGAGCACAACTACTTCTCCTTTGAACCACGGTACGGTGACTTCAATGTGGCCGGTCAACAGTTCACCTGGTACGATGGTATCTTTTCCGTGGCGGTCGGTGGACGGTGGGAAAATAGCGCTGCCGAGCGTACCGTGTATCTGCACGCAATGGCTTCCGTCAGTGAGATTGCCGTGTCGAATCGGATTCTACAGAACGAAACGATGGCGCAGCTCGGCAGTGGGGCGTACGGGCGTGCCTTTCACCATCTTGGCGCCCGTGGACCGAACACGCAAAGCTCGAGCCACGCGTACGATCCGCGCACGGGAGTGCTTTTCTATGCGGAAATCAACCGGAATGCGATTGGTTGCTGGAACACGCACAAGCAATTCACACCGGAAAACCACGGCATAGTGCATCTGGACAACGAGGAAATGATTTATCCTGCAGATTTAAGG attGACAGTGACGGTGATTTGTGGGTCATTTCGAATCGGCTGCCCATCTGGATCTACTCCCAGCTGAACCGGACCGAAGTGAACTACCGAATTTGGCGCCAATCGGCCTCTCGTGCCGTTGCTGGAACAGTCTGTGCATAA